The following are encoded together in the Hoplias malabaricus isolate fHopMal1 chromosome 3, fHopMal1.hap1, whole genome shotgun sequence genome:
- the trnt1 gene encoding CCA tRNA nucleotidyltransferase 1, mitochondrial codes for MWGRIFLSHKLLNRIHPTWSHRYLFTMKLKTKEFESLFTDGLNSLAEIFEKHQFELRIAGGAVRDLLSGQRPEDVDFATTATPEEMKHMFQSAGIRMINNKGEKHGTITARVHNENFEVTTLRVDVQTDGRHAEVEFTTDWQKDAERRDLTINSMFLGLDGTLYDYFQGYEDLQNRKVCFVGSAALRIQEDYLRILRYFRFFGRVASDPGQHDPETLEAIKENARGLAGISGERIWVELKKMLTGNHVSHLLELIYELGLAQYMGLPAEGSVEDMKQVCEKAEGMSPKPMTVLSALFRGSDDVERLDLRLKISREEKTLGLFLVKHRRDLVKNQDEHDSLKPFTDFIIDSREPDAHSKVLELLKYQGEGKLLAELKRWSIPRFPVSGHDLRRLGITSGKEIGTTLQELRDVWKKSHYQLSKEELLSSISSS; via the exons ATGTGGGGAAGAATATTCCTCAGCCATAAATTACTAAACAGAATTCATCCCACTTGGAGTCACCGATATTTATTCACTATGAAGCTGAAAACCAAGGAATTTGAGTCACTGTTCACTGATGGATTGAACAGCCTGGCAG AGATTTTTGAGAAGCACCAGTTTGAGCTGAGGATCGCTGGGGGAGCGGTGAGGGACCTACTCTCAGGACAGAGACCTGAAGATGTGGATTTTGCCACGACAGCAACACCAGAAGAAATGAAGCACATGTTCCAGAGTGCAGGGATCAGAATGATCAACAACAAAGGAGAGAAACATGGGACCATCACTGCCAGG GTGCATAATGAGAACTTTGAGGTGACCACGCTGCGAGTGGACGTGCAGACAGATGGACGACACGCTGAAGTAGAGTTCACCACAGATTGGCAAAAAGATGCCGAACGCAGAGACCTCACCATTAACTCCATGTTCCTTG GTTTGGATGGGACACTCTATGATTATTTCCAAGGTTATGAAGATCTTCAGAACAGAAAGGTTTGTTTTGTTGGAAGTGCTGCCCTTAGGATCCAGGAGGACTACCTGCGAATTTTAAGATATTTCAG GTTCTTTGGCCGTGTGGCGTCTGATCCAGGGCAGCATGATCCAGAAACTCTGGAGGCAATTAAGGAGAATGCTCGTGGCCTGGCAGGAATCTCAGGAGAAAGGATTTGGGTGGAGCTGAAGAAGATGCTGACGGGGAACCATGTGTCACACTTGCTGGAGCTCATTTATGAGCTTGGACTGGCTCAATACATGG GTCTCccagcagagggcagtgttGAGGACATGAAGCAGGTATGTGAAAAGGCAGAAGGCATGTCTCCCAAGCCCATGACTGTGCTCTCCGCTCTGTTCCGAGGCTCAGATGATGTAGAGAGGCTGGATTTGAGGCTAAAGATCTCCAGAGAGGAGAAAACCCTGGGCCTTTTTTTGGTGAAACACAGACGAGACCTTGTTAAGAACCAAGATGAGCATGACAGCCTCAAACCATTCACAGATTTCATCATTGAC AGTCGAGAGCCTGATGCTCACAGCAAAGTTCTGGAGCTGCTGAAGTACCAGGGTGAGGGGAAGCTCCTGGCTGAGCTGAAACGCTGGTCCATCCCTCGCTTCCCAGTCAGTGGCCATGACCTACGGCGCCTGGGCATTACCTCAGGGAAAGAGATCGGCACAACTCTGCAGGAGCTTCGCGATGTGTGGAAGAAGAGCCACTATCAGCTCAGCAAGGAAGAGCTCCTCAGCAGTATCAGCAGCTCCTGA